In Arthrobacter citreus, a single genomic region encodes these proteins:
- a CDS encoding aldehyde dehydrogenase family protein, with the protein MKKQFYINGSWVEGLKYEKLYAPHSDEILADIPIATIENLEAAIIAANNARSKMDKLTSYERSLILEQLVEQFKENRSQLAEILALEASKPLKAALGEIDRTIATYKIAAEEAKRIYGETIPLDAVVGGEGRVTYTVREPVGVIGAITPFNFPFNLVAHKVGPAIAAGNTIVLKPASQTPLSAIALAEMIDKTDLPKGAFNLITGKGSSIGDALVKHPEVKAITFTGSPEVGISLKNKAGLKKVTLELGSNSALIIDEGVNLTDEIINRCVWGAFIYNGQVCISLQRIFVHHTLYKDFIVKMKNATERLKQGSPLDLQTDISALISKKDIARIDDWVKNAIKDGAELVTGGNVVDDRLFTPTILTNVQNSSEVSCREIFGPVVVINSFENFDDAINEVNNSRFGLQAGVYTDNLQRALYATKKLHVGGVLVNDVPTFRVDLMPYGGVKESGYGREGIKYAIQEMTELKLVSIKL; encoded by the coding sequence ATGAAAAAACAATTTTATATAAATGGAAGCTGGGTTGAGGGGCTAAAATATGAGAAGCTTTATGCTCCACATTCAGATGAAATTTTGGCTGATATTCCGATCGCTACTATTGAAAATTTAGAAGCTGCGATTATAGCGGCTAATAACGCAAGATCAAAAATGGATAAACTAACATCTTATGAAAGAAGCCTGATTTTGGAGCAATTAGTTGAACAATTTAAAGAAAATCGTTCACAGCTTGCTGAGATTTTAGCATTAGAAGCATCTAAACCATTAAAAGCGGCTTTAGGCGAAATTGATCGTACGATTGCTACTTATAAAATTGCCGCTGAAGAAGCAAAAAGAATATACGGAGAAACGATACCGCTAGATGCAGTCGTAGGTGGCGAAGGTCGAGTTACTTACACTGTTAGAGAACCAGTGGGCGTAATCGGTGCAATTACTCCATTTAATTTTCCATTTAATCTAGTCGCGCATAAAGTAGGCCCAGCAATTGCTGCAGGTAATACAATCGTCTTAAAACCGGCTAGCCAAACCCCATTGTCAGCTATTGCATTAGCAGAAATGATTGATAAAACAGATTTACCAAAAGGAGCATTTAATTTAATTACAGGTAAAGGCTCAAGTATTGGTGATGCATTAGTTAAGCATCCTGAAGTGAAAGCAATCACATTTACTGGTAGTCCTGAAGTAGGAATATCTTTAAAAAATAAAGCGGGATTAAAGAAAGTAACTTTAGAGCTTGGATCTAACTCAGCATTAATTATCGACGAAGGAGTTAATTTAACAGATGAGATAATTAATCGCTGCGTTTGGGGAGCTTTTATATATAACGGTCAAGTATGTATTTCGTTGCAACGCATATTTGTACATCATACTCTATATAAAGATTTCATAGTGAAAATGAAAAACGCGACTGAACGATTAAAACAAGGTTCACCATTAGACCTTCAAACAGATATTAGTGCATTAATCTCGAAAAAGGATATTGCTAGAATAGATGACTGGGTAAAAAATGCAATAAAAGACGGGGCCGAATTAGTAACCGGTGGCAATGTAGTAGATGACCGCCTTTTCACACCAACGATCTTAACAAATGTTCAAAATAGTAGCGAGGTATCTTGTAGAGAAATATTCGGTCCAGTCGTTGTTATTAATTCTTTTGAAAATTTTGATGATGCCATAAATGAAGTAAATAATAGTCGATTTGGATTACAAGCTGGAGTATATACAGATAACTTACAACGGGCATTATACGCTACTAAAAAATTACACGTAGGTGGAGTGCTCGTAAATGATGTTCCAACGTTCAGAGTTGATTTAATGCCATATGGTGGAGTAAAAGAGAGCGGTTATGGAAGAGAAGGAATTAAATATGCAATTCAAGAGATGACAGAATTGAAACTTGTCTCGATCAAACTTTAA
- the gabT gene encoding 4-aminobutyrate--2-oxoglutarate transaminase: protein MSKNRKFVNVLAGVPGPKGRELIELRNQFVPNGVGNNTPVFVEKANGTIVEDVDGNKFLDFAGAIGTLNVGHTPMNVVQAIKNQTDLLIHSCFHVGMYKPYIDLAKKLAEITPGDFAKKTILLNSGAEAVENAVKIARKYTGRSGIVSFTRGFHGRTLLGMSLTSKVKPYKYKMGPFAPATFKAQFPYLSNRPKDLSEDEYINFCIAQFKDFLLTDVSPDEIAAVIMEPVQGEGGFIVPPKKFVKEIYTICKSYGILFIADEIQTGFGRTGELFASTYFEVEPDLLTMSKSLAAGVPISAVTGRLEIMDAASPGELGGTYGGSPLGCVAALAVIEKIQNEKLWIRAKAIGEKIKLFFSGLKDEYPIIYDIRGLGAMVGIEFIDHATGQPAKDFVAALTKRCCENGVIILSAGVHSNVLRFLTPLTILDDELDEGLDIIKQSIHQVVSQLVSEVK from the coding sequence ATGAGCAAAAATCGAAAATTTGTTAATGTCCTAGCTGGAGTCCCGGGACCAAAAGGGCGAGAGTTAATTGAATTACGCAATCAATTTGTTCCAAATGGAGTTGGTAATAATACTCCGGTTTTTGTAGAAAAGGCTAATGGTACAATCGTTGAGGATGTTGACGGAAATAAATTTTTAGATTTTGCTGGGGCAATCGGAACATTAAATGTAGGTCATACTCCAATGAATGTTGTACAAGCGATTAAAAATCAAACAGATTTATTAATACACTCATGTTTTCATGTTGGGATGTATAAGCCATATATTGATTTAGCAAAAAAATTAGCAGAAATAACGCCTGGGGACTTTGCCAAAAAAACAATTTTATTAAATAGTGGCGCTGAAGCAGTTGAAAATGCTGTTAAAATTGCAAGGAAGTATACAGGTAGGTCAGGTATCGTTTCATTTACAAGAGGGTTCCATGGACGCACTTTATTAGGGATGTCTTTAACTAGTAAAGTAAAACCATATAAATATAAAATGGGTCCATTTGCCCCTGCTACATTTAAAGCTCAATTCCCATATTTATCGAATCGTCCAAAAGATTTATCAGAAGACGAATATATAAACTTTTGTATTGCACAGTTTAAGGATTTTCTATTAACTGATGTTTCCCCAGATGAAATCGCAGCAGTTATAATGGAGCCTGTTCAAGGAGAAGGTGGGTTCATCGTTCCTCCAAAGAAATTCGTTAAAGAAATTTATACTATTTGTAAATCCTATGGAATCTTATTTATTGCAGATGAAATCCAAACAGGTTTTGGTCGAACGGGAGAATTATTCGCTTCAACGTATTTTGAGGTTGAGCCAGATTTATTGACAATGTCAAAATCATTAGCTGCCGGAGTACCAATTAGTGCGGTTACCGGACGTTTGGAAATTATGGATGCTGCTTCACCTGGCGAGTTAGGAGGAACTTATGGTGGTAGCCCGTTAGGTTGTGTAGCAGCACTTGCAGTAATCGAAAAAATTCAAAATGAAAAACTTTGGATTCGAGCGAAAGCGATAGGGGAAAAAATTAAATTGTTTTTCAGTGGACTAAAGGATGAGTATCCAATTATTTACGATATTAGAGGATTAGGGGCTATGGTAGGAATCGAATTTATAGACCATGCTACTGGCCAACCAGCAAAAGATTTTGTAGCAGCTCTAACAAAAAGATGTTGTGAAAATGGAGTCATTATACTAAGTGCAGGTGTTCATAGTAATGTTCTCCGTTTTTTAACACCTCTTACTATTTTAGACGATGAATTAGACGAAGGACTAGATATAATCAAACAATCAATACATCAAGTTGTAAGTCAACTTGTATCTGAGGTGAAGTAA